From Chloroflexota bacterium, the proteins below share one genomic window:
- a CDS encoding ABC transporter ATP-binding protein, protein MSTAIAFKNVSKRFNLSHQPQRAGASFWRQLLARRGDWNESFWALRDVSLAVAHGETVGLIGSNGSGKSTILKLIAKIISPTSGDVTADGRVAAILELGAGFHHELSGRENIFFNGAMLGLTRSEIDRVYDEVVAFSELERFIDTPVKFYSSGMYARLAFAVAIHVKPNILLIDEALSVGDQAFQSKCIARVMDIKREGATILVVSHELGTIQSLCERAIWLDNGRVRDVGAVSDVVTAYLDHTAQKADESGGVARDAQRTGTGKVQITRAELCDGRGYQRDSFVTGGALILRLHYSARMPVADPVFGLAVYHQNGVLVSGPNTGENGLSFPMLAGDGMVTYHVSELPLLDGDYLISVSVNNRQGTEIYDYRDRICSFRVFAGKPRERFGLVTLHGQWQADTAPGSAAGAA, encoded by the coding sequence ATGTCCACCGCCATCGCCTTCAAGAATGTGTCCAAGCGCTTCAACCTCTCTCACCAGCCGCAACGTGCAGGGGCTAGCTTCTGGCGCCAGTTGCTAGCGCGCCGCGGCGATTGGAACGAATCGTTCTGGGCGTTGCGCGATGTATCGTTGGCTGTGGCCCACGGTGAAACGGTAGGTCTGATCGGGTCCAATGGCAGTGGCAAGAGCACGATCCTTAAGCTGATCGCCAAAATCATCAGTCCGACCAGCGGCGACGTCACGGCGGACGGCCGAGTCGCCGCCATACTGGAGCTGGGCGCCGGGTTTCATCACGAGCTGTCAGGCCGCGAGAACATCTTCTTCAACGGCGCTATGCTGGGCTTGACTCGCAGCGAGATTGACCGCGTCTACGATGAGGTTGTCGCGTTTTCCGAGCTTGAGCGCTTCATCGATACGCCCGTCAAGTTCTACTCATCGGGCATGTATGCGCGCCTGGCTTTTGCGGTGGCCATTCATGTCAAGCCCAATATCCTTTTGATCGACGAGGCCTTGTCAGTAGGTGATCAAGCCTTTCAATCCAAATGCATCGCGCGGGTCATGGACATCAAGCGGGAGGGCGCAACGATCCTGGTGGTGTCGCATGAACTGGGCACCATACAATCACTCTGTGAGCGCGCCATCTGGCTGGACAACGGACGCGTGCGGGATGTTGGCGCGGTGTCTGACGTGGTGACTGCGTATCTCGATCACACTGCGCAGAAGGCCGATGAGTCCGGCGGCGTCGCTCGCGACGCGCAGCGCACGGGCACGGGCAAGGTGCAGATCACGCGGGCGGAATTGTGTGACGGGCGCGGGTATCAGCGCGATAGTTTCGTTACCGGCGGGGCGTTGATCTTGCGCCTGCACTATAGCGCGCGGATGCCGGTGGCCGACCCCGTGTTCGGATTGGCTGTGTATCACCAGAATGGAGTGCTCGTCAGCGGCCCAAACACGGGCGAGAACGGCCTCTCGTTTCCGATGCTTGCCGGTGACGGTATGGTCACTTACCATGTATCGGAACTCCCACTGCTCGATGGCGATTATCTGATCTCGGTGAGCGTCAATAACAGGCAGGGTACAGAGATCTATGATTATCGCGATCGCATCTGCTCGTTTCGCGTGTTTGCAGGCAAGCCGCGCGAGCGTTTTGGCTTGGTGACTCTTCACGGCCAATGGCAGGCCGACACGGCCCCTGGATCAGCGGCCGGCGCCGCCTAA
- a CDS encoding radical SAM protein, with amino-acid sequence MTIVQYLEDTEIYQNHFANDVPYPYLAMIESSSRCNLLCIMCPRTVGKSPSSGTEYGDLPLELLDKVESLLPHLDQVVLSWIGEPLLNRRIGEIVDRIKRWPIHVHITTNGMLLNDHYAELVVSKHVDSVAVSIDGASDEVFEKIRAGGSLERIKENIRRLQDAKASQHALAPFLQIAFVAQPDNVAELPDMVEMVKSVGVHQLTVSAMDDFLLPQDLNVSEAGALGPKEFARRKFNEMMERARAADVSIGIESPHRFYHEIGDTTSYGEEIAPELFSNDYTRDEIVAKGWRKGCSVPWAHVIIGANGEVHPCCISPTVLGNLNDNSIDEIWFGPKYQSFRKALKSARPPRDCFQCRRAIWNPPTPLDTLREAMVVGEHEVHGLGWSHAFEARPGYKARHMGREATVFLKNGGRRMLSLTLGSQAARFIHGRIRVNDVPVGVFRVGPRWATFSFDLPQFASPVLKVTLTTDPRSPHLLVHAIQTEDTTRSWRVPAPVQSWVNLPLDVASVGWQAGRTGYAMLKPHMNGRGLKRGLVAVRGLLTHKT; translated from the coding sequence GTGACGATTGTGCAGTATCTAGAAGACACTGAAATATACCAGAATCATTTCGCCAACGACGTGCCATATCCATACCTGGCGATGATCGAGTCGTCGTCGCGCTGCAACTTGCTGTGCATCATGTGCCCGCGCACGGTCGGCAAGAGCCCCAGCAGCGGCACGGAATATGGCGACTTGCCGCTCGAACTGCTGGACAAGGTTGAGAGCCTGTTGCCGCACCTCGACCAGGTGGTGCTGTCGTGGATCGGCGAGCCGCTGCTGAACCGACGCATCGGCGAGATCGTTGACCGCATCAAGCGCTGGCCGATTCACGTGCACATTACGACCAACGGCATGCTGCTGAACGACCACTACGCCGAGCTGGTCGTCAGCAAGCACGTCGATAGCGTGGCGGTGTCGATTGACGGCGCCAGCGACGAGGTCTTCGAGAAGATACGAGCCGGCGGCAGCTTGGAGCGCATCAAGGAGAACATCCGGCGCTTGCAGGACGCCAAGGCGAGTCAGCATGCGTTGGCGCCCTTCCTGCAGATCGCCTTCGTGGCGCAGCCGGATAACGTCGCCGAGTTGCCGGACATGGTGGAGATGGTCAAGTCGGTGGGTGTCCATCAGCTTACCGTCAGCGCCATGGACGACTTTTTGCTGCCGCAGGACCTGAACGTGTCGGAGGCCGGCGCGCTCGGACCAAAGGAGTTCGCCCGGCGCAAGTTCAACGAGATGATGGAGCGGGCGCGCGCCGCCGATGTCAGCATCGGCATCGAGTCGCCGCACCGCTTCTACCACGAGATTGGCGATACTACGTCATACGGCGAGGAGATCGCGCCGGAGTTGTTCAGCAACGACTACACGCGCGACGAGATCGTCGCCAAAGGCTGGCGCAAAGGCTGCAGCGTGCCGTGGGCGCATGTCATCATCGGCGCGAACGGCGAAGTGCACCCCTGCTGCATCTCTCCGACGGTGCTGGGCAATCTGAACGACAATTCAATTGACGAGATCTGGTTCGGGCCGAAGTATCAGTCCTTCCGCAAGGCCCTGAAGTCTGCGCGGCCGCCGCGTGACTGTTTCCAGTGTCGCCGCGCGATATGGAACCCGCCGACACCGCTCGACACGTTGCGCGAGGCGATGGTGGTGGGCGAGCATGAGGTACATGGGCTTGGATGGAGCCACGCGTTCGAGGCGCGCCCCGGTTACAAAGCGCGGCACATGGGGCGCGAGGCGACCGTGTTTCTCAAGAATGGCGGCAGGCGGATGCTGTCACTCACACTCGGCTCGCAGGCGGCGCGCTTCATTCACGGGCGTATCCGGGTCAACGACGTGCCGGTTGGCGTGTTCCGCGTCGGGCCACGCTGGGCGACGTTCTCGTTCGATCTGCCGCAATTCGCCAGTCCGGTGCTCAAGGTCACGCTGACGACCGACCCGCGCAGCCCGCATCTGCTTGTGCATGCCATCCAGACGGAGGACACAACTCGCAGTTGGCGGGTGCCGGCACCCGTTCAAAGCTGGGTCAATCTGCCGCTGGACGTGGCCAGCGTCGGCTGGCAGGCCGGGCGCACCGGCTATGCTATGCTGAAGCCGCACATGAACGGGCGTGGTTTGAAGCGCGGACTGGTGGCAGTGCGGGGCTTGTTGACGCACAAGACGTGA
- a CDS encoding glycosyltransferase has product MRIQVILPTFYPDYVGGAEISALHTCRELQRRGMDIRVLVVNNRFPGRSQRDALTYDGLSVRRARFNTPIRAAWTDVFDARVFQYVRTELEDFRPDLVHAHNVSGATLSPYLACRAAGVRVVNTLHDLWLLCPNNMRYRRDGTLCDSRPAHGGCRLCFRRYDYWGAVPFRGLLFSLLTANVQLFISPSQALIEQHVRAGYNAQRFRMVPNGIVASGNGFELAPPDAGFGALNARRPTLVYAGGGIETKGAAVMLDALPIMLRTVDNLEVLVAGGGEERLLSAMRAFGPRVRVLGPLPYAAMRALFASADLTVTPSVWPENSPTVIYESFEAGTPVAGSRVGGIPELVTDGETGYLFPRGDAASLAATVIGHFALPAPARRRMRLRCLAASRTRFSMDSHIAGVLQAYREVMER; this is encoded by the coding sequence ATGCGGATTCAGGTCATCCTTCCGACATTCTACCCCGACTATGTCGGCGGCGCGGAGATCTCCGCGCTCCATACGTGTCGCGAACTGCAGCGACGCGGCATGGACATCCGTGTGCTGGTTGTGAATAACCGATTCCCCGGGCGGTCACAGCGCGACGCACTTACATACGACGGACTGAGCGTGCGTCGCGCCCGGTTCAATACGCCGATTCGCGCCGCCTGGACCGACGTCTTTGACGCGCGTGTGTTTCAGTATGTGCGAACCGAACTCGAAGACTTCCGGCCGGATCTGGTCCATGCGCATAATGTATCGGGCGCAACCCTGTCACCCTATCTCGCCTGCCGGGCGGCGGGAGTGCGCGTGGTCAACACGCTGCATGATCTTTGGCTGCTCTGTCCGAACAACATGCGCTATCGGCGCGACGGGACGCTGTGCGACTCGCGGCCCGCGCACGGGGGTTGCCGGTTGTGCTTCCGGCGATACGACTACTGGGGCGCTGTACCGTTTCGAGGCCTTCTGTTTTCGTTACTTACCGCCAACGTGCAGTTGTTCATCTCCCCGAGCCAGGCGTTGATTGAGCAGCACGTGCGTGCCGGCTACAATGCGCAGCGCTTCCGCATGGTCCCAAACGGTATTGTGGCGTCCGGGAACGGGTTCGAACTCGCGCCGCCTGACGCCGGATTCGGAGCGCTCAACGCGCGGCGCCCGACGTTGGTCTATGCGGGCGGCGGCATTGAGACTAAGGGGGCGGCCGTCATGCTTGACGCGCTGCCGATCATGCTGCGCACCGTGGACAACCTGGAGGTGCTGGTGGCGGGCGGCGGGGAGGAGCGCCTTCTCTCCGCCATGCGCGCGTTTGGGCCGCGCGTCCGCGTGCTTGGGCCGCTGCCGTATGCCGCCATGCGCGCACTGTTTGCGTCGGCTGATTTGACGGTCACGCCATCGGTCTGGCCCGAAAACTCGCCCACGGTGATCTATGAGAGTTTCGAGGCCGGCACGCCCGTCGCGGGATCGCGCGTTGGCGGCATTCCGGAACTTGTTACGGACGGCGAAACGGGCTACCTCTTTCCCCGCGGCGATGCGGCTTCGCTGGCCGCCACCGTGATCGGTCATTTCGCCCTCCCGGCGCCTGCGCGACGCCGCATGCGCCTGCGATGCCTGGCCGCATCGCGCACACGGTTCTCCATGGACAGCCACATTGCGGGTGTCTTGCAGGCGTATCGTGAAGTCATGGAACGCTAG
- a CDS encoding glycosyltransferase family 4 protein produces the protein MAKRRVDQLLVGAAPGDAIFNEALFLRGILRERGYASEIYAERISPALPRGDAHTADGYRARADDVLIFHYSIGSTLNALVRLRAPRLLFIYHNITPPEYFRGVNPQIADGAEHGRAELPTFKEQSELALADSEFNRLELEGLGYPRTAVLPLAETLSQRATPDPQIMHAMQDGSTNVLFVGRVAPNKKQDDLLRFLYAFRQIDPRARLVLVGAWGGCERYLASLRSLAAALGLSAQVVLAGHVEDAALVAYYRSAHLFLCLSEHEGFCVPLVEAMALGVPVAAYASTGVPYTLGNAGVLVHAKRWDVLAALASALTRDESLRARIIAGQSARARDFSPPAVQAQFEAQLTSIGL, from the coding sequence ATGGCGAAGCGGCGGGTTGACCAGTTGCTCGTCGGCGCCGCACCCGGCGACGCGATCTTCAATGAGGCGCTGTTCCTGCGCGGCATCCTGCGCGAGCGCGGTTATGCTTCGGAGATCTACGCGGAGCGGATATCACCCGCGCTGCCGCGCGGCGACGCGCACACCGCCGACGGCTACCGCGCGCGCGCCGACGATGTCCTGATTTTCCATTATTCAATCGGTTCCACGCTCAATGCGCTGGTGCGTTTGCGCGCGCCGCGCCTGCTGTTCATCTATCACAACATCACGCCGCCCGAGTACTTCCGCGGCGTCAACCCGCAGATTGCCGACGGGGCCGAGCATGGCCGCGCTGAACTGCCGACGTTCAAGGAACAGTCCGAGCTGGCGCTGGCCGACTCCGAGTTCAATCGCCTGGAACTGGAAGGGCTGGGCTATCCGCGCACGGCGGTACTTCCGCTGGCGGAGACGCTGTCGCAGCGGGCGACGCCCGATCCGCAGATCATGCATGCGATGCAGGACGGCAGCACCAACGTGCTCTTTGTCGGGCGCGTGGCGCCAAACAAGAAGCAGGATGACCTGCTGCGCTTCCTGTATGCCTTTCGCCAGATCGACCCGCGGGCACGTCTGGTGCTGGTGGGCGCATGGGGCGGCTGCGAGCGCTACCTGGCATCGCTGCGCTCGCTGGCGGCGGCGCTTGGCCTGTCCGCACAGGTCGTGCTGGCCGGGCATGTTGAGGATGCGGCGCTGGTGGCCTACTACCGCAGCGCGCACTTGTTCCTGTGCCTGAGCGAGCACGAAGGCTTTTGCGTACCGCTGGTCGAGGCGATGGCGCTGGGGGTGCCCGTGGCGGCCTACGCGTCGACCGGCGTGCCGTACACGCTGGGCAACGCCGGCGTGCTGGTGCACGCGAAGCGCTGGGACGTGCTGGCGGCGCTGGCGTCGGCGCTGACCCGCGACGAGTCCCTGCGCGCGCGTATCATTGCCGGGCAGTCTGCGCGCGCACGCGACTTCAGCCCGCCGGCCGTGCAGGCTCAATTTGAGGCACAGTTGACCTCGATTGGGTTGTAA
- a CDS encoding glycosyltransferase family 4 protein, whose translation MRVHIVNSNLEGMDAVGRYMLDQWRFFRARGDDVRLNLTSPPHHVPDELAEHATVGATGGPANYAAMFNGADLLIFHYSIVYPLIESIGAACSVLCFHNITPPGLWQGAAYDREALQRSIDRAAQLADRADLIVTPSAYNAAQLAARYGVAPDRIRVIPFVIDPAVYCPGSADRALRTRYGLNGRKVILFVGRMASNKRVDLLLEALALVRKHVPEAALLLVGDQQSPALAPYVAQVHERVSDLGLQQDVVFAGLTDELPAHYRLASVYATASEHEGFGVPLVEAMASGVPVVASDAAAHSEVVDAAGLLCVSNDASAMADVLVRVLCEPALHADLSRRGLARAMSFSRERHDAAWERIAGEAALLAGSAQRRRYGAATVSGTHERIAINADLQRLEAMADIMLRDYRIESRVPVVGAFIAWVRRNLTSHLREPYIDPVLERQVTFNRQILLSLIRLLRWQDSLRASGAPVPGDIEQRLARLEAQIETLSAQIESGLHGEPGRS comes from the coding sequence ATGCGAGTTCACATCGTAAATTCCAACCTCGAAGGTATGGATGCGGTCGGCAGATACATGCTCGACCAGTGGCGGTTCTTCCGCGCGCGTGGCGACGACGTGCGGCTCAACCTTACGTCGCCGCCGCACCACGTGCCGGACGAGCTTGCCGAGCATGCCACTGTGGGTGCGACCGGCGGGCCGGCGAATTATGCGGCCATGTTCAACGGCGCCGATCTTCTGATCTTTCACTACTCGATCGTCTACCCGCTGATCGAGTCGATCGGCGCCGCCTGCTCCGTGCTCTGCTTTCACAACATCACGCCGCCGGGCCTCTGGCAGGGCGCGGCGTATGACCGCGAAGCACTGCAACGCAGCATCGACCGCGCTGCGCAATTGGCCGATCGCGCCGATCTGATCGTTACGCCGAGCGCATACAATGCCGCCCAACTGGCCGCGCGCTATGGCGTTGCGCCCGATCGCATCCGCGTGATTCCCTTTGTGATCGATCCGGCCGTGTATTGCCCGGGTTCGGCTGATCGGGCGCTGCGCACTCGCTACGGTCTGAACGGGCGCAAAGTCATTCTATTTGTTGGCCGCATGGCGAGCAACAAACGCGTCGATCTGCTGCTGGAAGCGTTAGCGCTGGTTCGCAAGCATGTGCCGGAAGCAGCGTTGCTGCTGGTTGGTGACCAGCAGTCGCCCGCATTGGCGCCGTACGTGGCACAGGTCCACGAGCGCGTGTCGGATCTCGGCCTCCAGCAGGACGTCGTGTTTGCGGGGCTTACGGATGAACTGCCGGCGCACTATCGGCTGGCCAGCGTGTATGCCACGGCCAGTGAGCACGAGGGTTTTGGCGTGCCGCTCGTCGAGGCGATGGCATCCGGCGTGCCGGTGGTTGCCAGCGACGCGGCAGCGCATTCCGAAGTGGTCGACGCTGCGGGCCTCTTGTGCGTGTCAAACGATGCGTCTGCCATGGCGGACGTGCTCGTGCGGGTGCTTTGCGAACCCGCCCTGCATGCCGATCTATCGCGGCGCGGCCTGGCGCGCGCAATGTCCTTCTCGCGGGAGAGGCACGACGCCGCCTGGGAGCGCATTGCGGGCGAGGCCGCGTTGCTGGCAGGCAGTGCACAACGTCGTCGTTATGGGGCCGCAACGGTTTCGGGCACGCACGAGCGGATCGCCATCAATGCCGATTTGCAGCGACTGGAGGCGATGGCGGACATCATGCTGCGCGACTATCGGATCGAATCCCGCGTACCCGTTGTCGGCGCGTTCATCGCGTGGGTGCGCCGCAACCTGACATCGCATCTGCGGGAGCCGTACATCGACCCGGTGCTTGAGCGGCAGGTAACTTTTAACCGGCAGATCTTGCTATCGCTGATACGGCTGTTGCGCTGGCAAGATTCTTTGCGTGCGAGCGGCGCGCCGGTTCCGGGTGACATCGAGCAGCGACTAGCGCGCCTTGAGGCGCAGATCGAAACGCTGTCTGCGCAGATCGAAAGCGGCCTGCATGGCGAGCCGGGGCGTTCGTAA
- a CDS encoding glycosyltransferase family 4 protein: MRILHLIQRYWPALGGAEAHLQALSERLARDGHAVTVATTDVADIEGFWTSPHRTVDRAVETHAGVTIRRFALRQPPVTTFAFRALRRVSVELSRRRIGGIGMLRALGGLALSVPGLHRWLRTQRGAFDLVAASGIGFESLYWPAADWARREGIPFLMYPLTHLAATPARGGASLSDYYTMRHQAALLKASAAVIALTELEAGFWADAGIPRERLVVAGAGADPAAVTGGDVRRFRALIGTDEPIVLALGTQTGDKGTLHLIGAMQRLWERGAEARLVLAGQAMPDVTQVLARASSTVRCGTHLLGPVDDETKRDALAACSLLALPSRTDSFGIVLLEAWLNRKPVIGARAGALPSVITEGQDGLLVEWGDGAALAAAVERLLGDGPLRMRLGQAGRDKVLARFTWDAIYPLVRDTYERACETVARS; encoded by the coding sequence GTGCGCATCCTGCATCTGATTCAGCGCTACTGGCCGGCGCTCGGCGGCGCCGAAGCGCACTTGCAAGCGCTCTCCGAGCGATTGGCGCGCGACGGGCATGCCGTGACCGTCGCGACGACCGATGTCGCCGATATCGAGGGGTTCTGGACCTCGCCGCATCGAACCGTTGATCGTGCGGTGGAAACGCACGCGGGCGTGACGATCCGGCGATTTGCGCTGCGTCAACCGCCTGTCACAACCTTTGCCTTCCGCGCTTTGCGCCGCGTCTCCGTCGAACTGTCGCGGCGGCGCATCGGCGGAATCGGCATGCTGCGTGCGCTGGGCGGGCTGGCGTTGAGCGTGCCGGGCCTGCATCGCTGGCTGCGGACGCAGCGCGGCGCGTTCGACCTGGTTGCGGCGTCGGGCATCGGGTTTGAGTCGCTCTACTGGCCTGCCGCGGATTGGGCACGCCGCGAAGGCATTCCTTTTTTGATGTATCCGCTAACACACCTGGCCGCCACGCCGGCGCGCGGCGGCGCGAGCCTGAGCGACTACTACACCATGCGCCATCAGGCTGCGCTGCTCAAGGCCAGCGCAGCCGTCATCGCGTTAACCGAGTTGGAAGCCGGCTTCTGGGCCGACGCCGGCATTCCGCGTGAACGTCTGGTTGTGGCGGGCGCCGGCGCCGACCCGGCCGCGGTCACCGGCGGCGATGTGCGGCGCTTTCGCGCGCTGATCGGCACGGATGAGCCGATCGTGCTGGCGCTGGGCACGCAAACCGGCGACAAAGGCACGCTGCACCTGATCGGCGCCATGCAGCGTCTCTGGGAGCGCGGCGCCGAGGCGCGGCTGGTGCTGGCCGGCCAGGCGATGCCGGACGTCACGCAGGTTCTGGCGCGCGCCTCGAGCACGGTTCGTTGCGGCACCCATCTGCTTGGCCCGGTTGACGATGAAACCAAGCGCGACGCGCTGGCGGCGTGCAGCTTGCTGGCGCTGCCGTCGCGCACCGATTCGTTCGGCATCGTCCTGCTGGAGGCGTGGCTGAACCGCAAGCCGGTGATTGGCGCGCGCGCCGGCGCGCTGCCGTCGGTCATCACCGAAGGTCAGGACGGCCTGCTGGTGGAGTGGGGGGATGGTGCGGCGTTGGCGGCTGCCGTGGAACGCCTGCTGGGCGACGGGCCGCTGCGCATGCGGCTTGGACAGGCCGGGCGCGACAAAGTGCTGGCGCGCTTCACGTGGGACGCGATCTATCCGCTGGTGCGGGATACTTATGAGCGAGCTTGCGAAACCGTTGCCCGATCTTGA
- a CDS encoding glycosyltransferase family 4 protein, whose amino-acid sequence MNVSIVCQALIGSDAVGHSIINQARYFTRRGDAVAVYAISRPARVPADVLPLARTVSLADLAARPDNHFSQSDVYIYHYTGRFPLIETIRALERGVVILFFHNVTPPTLWDGEWSDQEALQHSIDSIPLVANYADLIVTPSPYNADYLVRTHGLGRDKIRVLPLAVPLDEFGPGEKDAVLLNRYGLSGKKILLFAGRMARNKRVDLLVDALAQVRAQFPAALLLVGDGDSTPTYRASTARIRARAAELQLSRDVLCAGVVDDLPTHFRLADIYVSASLHEGFGVPLIEAMASGVPVVASNATAHSWVIGDAGMLCRPGDAADMAATIVRVLGDSDLRADLIRKGIARAREFSVARHDEGWSRLMAELSDWLPNPLAARASSAPTHAAEPAWYSSLSIELGRLDALSDVMMRGYVVQSHLPVVGQAIAWIRRTLTSHLREPYLDPMLERQVAFNRQLALVVRRLSAEVFALSRAPSALHVDRDAFASPKDSGEIANALARLQAQLDRMTAALPPETNPSAEPPSQTAAAPERSDRPSAASGR is encoded by the coding sequence GTGAACGTTAGCATAGTATGCCAGGCCCTGATCGGTTCCGATGCAGTCGGCCATTCGATCATCAATCAGGCCCGGTACTTTACGCGCCGCGGCGATGCCGTTGCGGTCTACGCCATATCTCGGCCCGCCAGAGTACCGGCCGATGTGCTGCCGCTCGCCAGGACGGTAAGCCTGGCCGACCTGGCGGCGCGGCCCGATAACCACTTCAGCCAGTCGGACGTATATATCTATCACTATACGGGCCGCTTTCCGTTGATAGAGACAATTCGCGCTCTCGAACGCGGCGTCGTAATCCTCTTTTTCCACAACGTCACGCCACCCACATTATGGGACGGCGAGTGGTCTGACCAGGAGGCGCTGCAACACAGCATCGATAGCATTCCTCTGGTGGCAAATTACGCCGATCTCATCGTCACGCCGAGCCCATACAATGCCGACTATCTTGTCCGCACGCATGGGCTGGGCCGGGATAAGATTCGGGTGCTGCCTCTGGCGGTACCACTCGACGAGTTCGGACCGGGCGAAAAAGACGCCGTGCTGCTCAATCGTTATGGCCTGAGCGGAAAGAAAATCCTGCTGTTTGCGGGGCGCATGGCGCGCAACAAGCGCGTGGATCTGCTGGTCGATGCGCTGGCGCAAGTGCGCGCGCAGTTTCCAGCCGCGCTTCTGCTGGTTGGCGACGGCGACAGCACGCCAACATACCGCGCGTCCACGGCGCGGATCCGGGCGCGCGCTGCGGAGTTGCAACTGTCGCGCGACGTTCTCTGTGCCGGCGTGGTCGACGACTTGCCGACACACTTTCGCCTGGCCGACATCTATGTGAGCGCGAGCCTGCACGAGGGGTTTGGCGTGCCACTGATCGAAGCGATGGCGTCCGGTGTGCCCGTCGTCGCGAGCAACGCGACCGCGCACTCGTGGGTCATCGGCGATGCGGGCATGCTCTGCCGTCCCGGCGATGCGGCTGACATGGCGGCTACGATCGTACGTGTCCTGGGCGACAGCGATTTGCGCGCTGATCTGATCCGCAAGGGAATCGCTCGCGCAAGGGAGTTCTCGGTCGCACGCCACGATGAGGGGTGGTCGCGTCTCATGGCCGAACTATCCGATTGGCTGCCGAATCCACTGGCCGCGCGTGCGAGTTCGGCTCCGACACACGCGGCGGAACCGGCCTGGTACAGTTCGTTGAGCATTGAATTGGGGCGGCTTGACGCGCTCTCCGACGTGATGATGCGCGGGTATGTCGTGCAGTCGCATCTCCCGGTTGTCGGTCAAGCCATCGCGTGGATTCGGCGCACCCTGACCTCGCACCTGCGCGAGCCGTACCTCGACCCGATGCTCGAGCGCCAGGTTGCATTCAATCGCCAACTGGCGCTGGTCGTGCGCCGGTTGAGCGCCGAGGTGTTTGCACTGAGCCGCGCGCCGTCCGCGCTGCACGTGGACCGTGATGCTTTCGCCTCACCAAAGGACAGCGGAGAAATCGCCAACGCATTGGCACGGCTGCAAGCTCAACTGGATCGGATGACCGCGGCGCTTCCACCGGAAACAAACCCGTCGGCGGAGCCGCCGTCTCAAACCGCCGCTGCGCCCGAGCGCTCCGACCGGCCGTCTGCGGCATCGGGGCGATGA
- a CDS encoding glycosyltransferase family 4 protein — protein sequence MSRPAIALVTPWYGADITGGAETVCRGLAEHLAHAGHAVEVLTTCAWRFQSDWGKNHHRPGLETLNGVPVRRFRVRPRDGQAFHQVNLRLMRGLGISTADEQQFMQHIIGSDELVAYIGEHRDAYRFVFLPYMFGTSYWGARAAPENSLMMPCLHDEAYAHMAAFRALMPSLRGFLLLSQPERDLMQSLYGIPAERLHLIGAGVDAAAGANPARFREKHRLAGPYIVYVGRRDETKNTPLLLDHFRRMKLEQGGDLKLVLIGPGGMPAAAARPDVIDLGVTDEQTKHDALAGALCLVNPSLNESFSLVLMEAWLAGRPVLVHAGCAVTVGHCRAGHGGLFFANYAEFSGALRWLSEHPTEAAAMGAQGARYVRANFTWERVLAKMLRAVYGEAAG from the coding sequence ATGAGCCGTCCGGCCATCGCGCTCGTCACGCCGTGGTACGGCGCCGATATTACGGGCGGCGCGGAGACGGTCTGCCGCGGGCTGGCCGAGCACCTGGCCCACGCCGGGCACGCCGTCGAAGTGCTGACGACCTGCGCCTGGCGCTTTCAGAGCGACTGGGGCAAGAACCATCACCGCCCCGGGCTGGAGACGCTGAACGGCGTGCCGGTGCGCCGTTTTCGAGTGCGCCCGCGCGATGGGCAGGCGTTTCACCAGGTCAATCTGCGCCTGATGCGCGGGCTGGGCATCAGCACGGCCGACGAGCAGCAGTTCATGCAGCACATCATCGGCAGCGATGAGCTGGTGGCGTATATCGGCGAGCATCGCGATGCGTATCGCTTCGTGTTTCTGCCCTATATGTTCGGCACGAGCTACTGGGGCGCGCGCGCGGCGCCCGAAAACTCGCTCATGATGCCGTGTCTGCACGACGAAGCGTACGCGCACATGGCGGCGTTCCGCGCGTTGATGCCGTCGCTGCGCGGGTTCCTGTTGCTCTCGCAGCCGGAGCGCGACCTCATGCAGTCGCTGTACGGCATTCCGGCCGAGCGCCTGCACCTGATCGGCGCGGGGGTCGATGCCGCAGCGGGCGCCAACCCGGCCCGGTTCCGCGAAAAGCACCGGCTCGCCGGTCCCTACATCGTCTATGTCGGCCGCCGCGACGAAACCAAGAATACGCCGCTGCTGCTGGACCATTTTCGACGGATGAAGCTGGAGCAGGGCGGCGACCTGAAGCTGGTGCTGATCGGGCCGGGCGGCATGCCGGCCGCGGCGGCGCGCCCGGACGTGATCGACCTGGGTGTGACGGACGAGCAGACGAAGCACGATGCGCTGGCGGGCGCGCTGTGCCTGGTGAACCCGTCGCTGAACGAGAGCTTCTCGCTGGTGCTCATGGAAGCCTGGCTTGCCGGGCGACCGGTGCTGGTGCATGCCGGCTGCGCGGTGACGGTCGGCCACTGCCGTGCCGGCCACGGCGGTCTCTTTTTTGCCAACTACGCGGAATTCTCCGGCGCGCTGCGCTGGCTGTCCGAGCATCCCACCGAGGCGGCGGCGATGGGCGCCCAGGGCGCGCGCTATGTGCGCGCCAATTTCACGTGGGAGCGCGTGCTGGCGAAAATGCTGCGGGCGGTCTATGGCGAAGCGGCGGGTTGA